In a genomic window of Melitaea cinxia chromosome 27, ilMelCinx1.1, whole genome shotgun sequence:
- the LOC123666726 gene encoding dnaJ homolog subfamily B member 14, translating to MTIEGNKDEAERCIEIAQNAFTAGNVEKAERFLLKAERLYPTALAKELLTRVRASATSGSVPKKTPPSSPSADDLRRRRTPTHQPTQREYTAEQLEAVRRVKTKCKDYYEILGVTKEATDSDIKKAYKKLALQLHPDKNHAPGAAEAFKAIGNAAAILTDPEKRKQYDIRGEEPTHTTHHHQYYARGFESDLTAEELFNMFFGAAAFPAGGPTVYTRRRAREPEPRDNHAGLVQLLPVLVLVLLSMMSGFFISEPVYSLSPSPKYPVPRDTVNLKIPYYVKENFHTDYQGSLRRLEMAIEEEYIVGLRHACQRERNYRDSAAWKARNFGDARHAAEAQRVRMPSCEKLQQLQR from the exons ATGACGATCGAAGGCAACAAGGACGAAGCAGAAAGGTGTATCGAAATTGCGCAAAATGCATTTACTGCTGGAAATGTTGAAAAAGCTGAACGCTTCTTGCTTAAAGCAGAGCGACTGTACCCTACAGCTCTTGCCAAAGAACTCTTAACGAGAGTCAGAGCTTCAGCCACTTCCGGAAGTGTACCTAAAAAAACGCCACCAAGTAGCCCCAGCGCTGATGATTTGAGGCGGAGAAGGACACCTACACACCAACCAACTCAAAGAGAATATACTGCGGAGCAACTAGAAGCCGTACGCAGAGTGAAAACCAAGTGTAAGGATTACTACGAAATATTAG GAGTGACCAAAGAGGCCACTGACTCAGACATAAAAAAGGCCTACAAGAAGTTAGCTCTGCAGCTACATCCCGATAAGAATCATGCTCCCGGTGCGGCTGAAGCTTTCAag GCAATAGGCAATGCGGCAGCCATACTCACGGACCCCGAGAAACGCAAGCAGTATGATATACGTGGTGAAGAACCCACGCACACCACACATCACCACCAGTATTACGCGAGGGGCTTCGAGTCCGACCTCACCGCTGAGGAGCTCTTCAACATGTTCTTTGGGGCTGCTG CATTCCCTGCAGGCGGTCCAACAGTGTACACTAGGCGACGTGCGCGCGAACCCGAACCGAGAGACAATCACGCCGGTCTCGTACAACTGTTACCAGTACTAGTACTAGTGCTACTGTCCATGATGTCCGGCTTCTTCATCAGTGAACCAGTGTACAGCCTCAGTCCCAGTCCAAAGTACCCCGTACCGAGGGATACTGTTAACCTGAAG ATTCCCTATTATGTGAAAGAGAACTTCCACACGGACTATCAGGGCTCGTTGAGGAGACTTGAGATGGCCATCGAGGAAGAGTATATAG TGGGGCTGCGGCACGCGTGCCAGCGCGAGCGCAACTACCGCGACAGCGCGGCGTGGAAGGCGCGCAACTTCGGCGACGCGCGCCACGCCGCCGAGGCGCAGCGCGTGCGCATGCCGTCCTGCGAGAAGCTGCAGCAGCTGCAGCGGTAA
- the LOC123667247 gene encoding zinc finger protein 510-like, with protein MYPWNCCRMCASVQSLHPIFLLPRHSEKYSSVIFQTTGIKVAMNDSLPQDMCSTCISFINESIKFRRKCEEMQKILTDNKTNGIKFETFNILKTEENSTSINIIDALDDDFKDLDDNITLDNLQFNDIVLKDEGKNTEIADEPKQMKYEARVIEIDEKPMDIMFKTKKRKAKSIKVKQKESKEKTERVREEIECEYCHKILTSKLSLRNHYKIHTGFDVVCEHCGKKFITRRLLLMHCRAKHGYEKTDKCSYCDYKASNAEQVKIHERLHTGEKPFVCKECNAGFHRKSSYLQHIAIHLPEKTVQCDQCPARFKSVTLMRIHKNRHRPSQYTFKCGVCDNSFARRRNVARHLQRVHGLPPDHQIHRIKIH; from the exons ATGTACCCGTGGAACTGCTGTAGGATGTGTGCGAGTGTACAAAGCTTACATCCCATATTTTTACTACCGAGACACAGTGAAAAATATTCAAGTGTTATTTTTCAAACAACAGGCATAAAG GTTGCAATGAACGATTCACTTCCTCAAGATATGTGTTCAACGTGCATCAGTTTCATCAACGAATCGATAAAATTCAGAAGAAAATGCGAGGAAATGCAGAAAATTTTAACAGATAACAAAACAAACGGAATtaagtttgaaacatttaacaTATTGAAAACCGAAGAGAATTCAACCTCAATAAACATCATAGATGCTTTAGATGATGATTTTAAAGATCTCGATGATAATATAACATTagataatttacaatttaatgacATAGTACTAAAAGACGAAGGAAAAAACACGGAAATTGCTGATGAACCAAAACAGATGAAATACGAAGCTAGAGTCATAGAAATAGATGAAAAACCTATGGATATCATGTTCAAAACTAAAAAGAGGAAAGCGAAATCAATAAAAGTGAAACAGAAAGAGAGTAAGGAGAAGACGGAGAGAGTTAGAGAGGAGATAGAGTGTGAATATTGTCACAAGATTTTAACGTCCAAACTATCACTGAGGAATCATTACAAGATTCATACTGGATTTGATGTTGTTTGTGAG CATTGTGGTAAAAAGTTCATTACCCGTCGACTGCTACTGATGCACTGTCGAGCCAAACACGGCTACGAGAAGACAGACAAGTGTTCCTACTGTGATTACAAGGCATCGAACGCTGAACAAGTCAAG ATACATGAACGTCTCCACACAGGTGAGAAACCGTTCGTATGCAAGGAGTGTAACGCCGGCTTCCACAGGAAAAGCAGCTACCTCCAGCACATAGCAATACACTTACCAGAGAAGACTGTACAA TGCGACCAGTGCCCAGCCAGATTCAAATCTGTGACCTTGATGAGGATACACAAGAACCGCCACCGACCCTCCCAGTACACGTTCAAGTGTGGGGTCTGCGACAACAGTTTCGCGAGACGGAGAAACGTGGCCAGACACCTGCAGAGGGTCCACGGCCTGCCACCCGACCATCAGATACACAGGATTAAAATACACTGA